A window from Sus scrofa isolate TJ Tabasco breed Duroc chromosome 2, Sscrofa11.1, whole genome shotgun sequence encodes these proteins:
- the ZCCHC10 gene encoding zinc finger CCHC domain-containing protein 10, whose protein sequence is MATPMHRLIARRQAEANKQHVRCQKCLEFGHWTYECTGKRKYLHRPSRTAELKKALKEKENRLLLQQSIGETNVERKTKKKRSKSVTSSSSNSSDSSASDSSSESEESSTSSSSEDSDTDESSSSSSSSSSTSSSSSSDSDSDSSSSSSSSTSTDSSSEDEPSRKKKKK, encoded by the exons ATGGCGACTCCCATGCATCGGCTCATAGCCCGGAGACAAGC TGAAGCAAATAAGCAACATGTGAGATGTCAGAAATGCTTGGAATTTGGACACTGGACTTATGAATGCACAGGGAAAAGAAAGTACCTCCATAGGCCTTCAAGAACAGCAGAACTAAAGaaagctttaaaagaaaaggaaaacagattatTATTACAACAAAG CATTGGAGAAACTAATGTAGaaagaaagaccaagaaaaaaag GTCTAAGAGTGTGACCAGTTCCAGtagcaacagcagtgacagttCAGCCAGTGATTCTTCATCAGAGAGTGAAGAGTCGTCTACCTCTTCCTCCTCAGAGGACAGTGACACTGATGAAAGCTCCTCCAGTTCTTCATCTTCATCCTCCACCAGCTCCTCCTCATCCTCTGATTCAGACTCAGATTCCAGCTCTTCCAGTAGCAGCAGCACCAGCACAGATAGCAGCTCTGAAGATGAACCATCacggaagaagaaaaagaaatag